A genomic region of Arvicola amphibius chromosome 7, mArvAmp1.2, whole genome shotgun sequence contains the following coding sequences:
- the LOC119819936 gene encoding LOW QUALITY PROTEIN: cleavage and polyadenylation specificity factor subunit 5-like (The sequence of the model RefSeq protein was modified relative to this genomic sequence to represent the inferred CDS: inserted 2 bases in 1 codon) — protein MSVVPPNHSQAGWPWGINQFGNKYIQQTKPLTLNRTINLYPLTNYTFGTKEPLYEKDSCVAARFQRMWEEFDKIGMRRAVEGVLIVREHRLPHVXLGTTFFKLPGGELNPGEDEIEGLKRLMAEILSRQDGVLQDWIIDDCIDNWWRPIFEPPQYPYIPAHITKPKKHKMLFLVQLQEKALFTVPKNYKLVAAPLFELYDNAPGYGPILSRLPQLLSRFNFINN, from the exons ATGTCTGTGGTGCCGCCTAATCACTCGCAGGCGGGCTGGCCCTGGGGGATCAACCAGTTCGGCAACAAGTACATCCAGCAGACCAAGCCCCTCACCCTGAATCGCACCATTAACCTGTACCCGCTTACCAATTATACCTTTGGTACAAAAGAGCCCCTCTATGAGAAGGACAGCTGTGTTGCAGCCAGATTTCAGCGCATGTGGGAGGAATTTGATAAAATTGGGATGAGAAGGGCTGTAGAAGGGGTTCTGATTGTACGTGAGCACCGGCTACCCCATGT GCTGGGAACAACTTTCTTCAAATTACCCGGTGGTGAACTAAACCCAGGAGAAGATGAAATTGAAGGACTAAAACGCTTAATGGCAGAGATACTGAGTCGTCAAGATGGAGTCCTGCAAGACTGGATCATTGATGACTGCATTGATAACTGGTGGAGACCAATTTTTGAACCTCCTCAATATCCATATATTCCTGCACATATTACAAAGCCCAAGAAACACAAGATGTTGTTCCTGGTTCAGCTTCAAGAGAAAGCCTTGTTTACAGTCCCAAAAAATTACAAGCTGGTTGCTGCACCATTGTTTGAATTGTATGACAATGCCCCAGGATATGGACCCATCCTTTCTCGTCTTCCTCAGCTGTTGAGCAGGTTCAATTTTATAAACAACTGA